From Methylobacterium radiodurans, a single genomic window includes:
- a CDS encoding RidA family protein, producing the protein MTDPIERIATAAVPTPAGHYSQGTAWRDLVFVSGQLGPRPDGTHTSTEPFETQVRQALANLLAILAEAGCGPERVLRVTAYLVGVENWPHFNRIYAEVFGDAKPARTVVPVPALNHGYLVEIEAIAARPE; encoded by the coding sequence ATGACCGATCCGATCGAGCGCATCGCCACCGCCGCCGTGCCGACGCCCGCCGGGCACTACTCGCAGGGGACCGCGTGGCGCGACCTCGTCTTCGTCTCCGGGCAGCTCGGGCCGCGCCCCGACGGCACGCACACCTCCACTGAACCCTTCGAGACCCAGGTGCGGCAGGCGCTCGCCAACCTCCTGGCCATCCTGGCGGAGGCCGGCTGCGGGCCTGAGCGGGTGCTGCGCGTCACCGCCTATCTGGTGGGCGTCGAGAACTGGCCGCACTTCAACCGGATCTACGCCGAGGTCTTCGGTGACGCGAAGCCGGCCCGCACCGTCGTTCCGGTGCCGGCGCTGAACCACGGCTACCTCGTGGAGATAGAGGCGATCGCGGCCCGGCCCGAATAA